Proteins encoded by one window of Nyctibius grandis isolate bNycGra1 chromosome 15, bNycGra1.pri, whole genome shotgun sequence:
- the CRLF3 gene encoding cytokine receptor-like factor 3, whose translation MEAEAEARLLLQEARESIEAARNYRRELEQRLRGLHQARKQIRESATLTRDVLEQHFNDLKGTLKKLLDERLLSLLQEVDAIEQESIKPLDECQKLIEHGVSTADELLREGESAVHGDVGQQNEKLCSFTKKALHIQLDSLPEVPSLVDVPCLSAQLDDCLLTILRNQIFRHGTVASRPPVQLEEFVEKPGGILVRWCKVDDDFIPQDYRLQYRKSTASHFEDVYVGSETEFIVLHIDPNVDYQFRVCARGDGRQEWSPWSIPQIGRTTLVPHEWTPGLEGYSLSSRRNIALRNDSQSCGVLYSKAPTYFCGQTLTFRIETVGQPDRRDSLGVCVEQQNGYDSLQRDKAVCISTNGAVFVNGKEMTNQLPAVTSGSTVTFDMEVVHLGPSSNEGGNCKLRVTISSNNREVVFDWVLDQCCVSLYFGCSFSYPGWKVLVF comes from the exons ATCAGAGAAAGTGCAACATTGACCAGAGATGTACTTGAGCAACATTTTAATGATTTGAAAGGGACCCTAAAGAAGCTGTTGGATGAGCggctgctgtcactgctgcaggAAGTGGATGCTATAGAACAAGAGAGCATCAAACCCTTGGATGAATGCCAGAAGCTAATAGAGCACGGAGTCAGTACGGCCGATGAGCTGCTCCGGGAAG GAGAGAGTGCAGTCCATGGAGATGTGGGACAACAGAATGAGAAACTTTGCAGCTTtacaaaaaaagctttacatATTCAGCTAGATAG CTTACCAGAAGTGCCCTCCTTGGTTGACGTGCCTTGTTTATCTGCCCAGTTGGATGACTGCCTTCTTACTATATTGAGAAATCAAATATTCAGACATGGAACTGTGGCGTCTCGCCCACCTGTACAGCTAGAGGAATTCGTTGAGAAGCCTGGAGGTATTTTAGTCCGGTGGTGTAAG GTGGATGATGACTTCATACCACAAGATTACAGACTGCAATATCGTAAGAGTACTGCCAGTCACTTTGAAGATGTCTATGTCGGCTCGGAGACAGAGTTCATAGTGCTGCATATTGATCCTAATGTTGATTACCAGTTCAGAGTCTGTGCCCGAGGAGATGGACGGCAGGAGTGGAGTCCCTGGAGCATTCCTCAGATCGGCCGTACCACGCTAGTTCCCCATG aatgGACACCTGGTTTGGAGGGTTACAGCTTGAGCAGTCGTAGAAACATTGCGCTTCGAAATGATTCTCAGTCATGCGGTGTGCTCTACTCCAAAGCTCCTACGTACTTCTGTGGGCAAACATTAACATTCAG AATTGAAACCGTGGGACAGCCAGACAGACGAGACAGCCTAGGAGTGTGCGTGGAGCAGCAGAACGGCTACGATTCTTTGCAGCGGGATAAAGCCGTGTGCATTAGCACAAACG GGGCAGTATTTGTAAATGGAAAAGAGATGACAAACCAACTGCCTGCTGTTACTTCTGGATCGACTGTGACGTTTGACATGGAGGTTGTGCACTTAGGGCCTTCCAGCAACGAGGGAGGGAACTGCAAGCTTAGAGTAACCATTAGCTCTAACAACAGAGAAGTGGTCTTTGACTGGGTACTTGATCAATGCTGTGTCTCATTGTATTTTGGATGTTCATTTTCATACCCGGGCTGGAAGGTTTTGGTGTTTTAG